In Aedes albopictus strain Foshan chromosome 3, AalbF5, whole genome shotgun sequence, the genomic window ACAAACCAAATATGCCGAAGAACAAGAAGCAGGATACTTCCGATTCCGATTCTGGCCCGGATGATGTGAGTAAAAGTTTGATAAATAACTCGACTTCCCTAGCATTTAAACTGTCCCATTCCCTAGCGCACACCGGTGAAGAAAACCAAAACCGACTCCGCCAGCACAACCAACGCTGACGGCGAAGCGGAATGGACCATCGATCGCAACCGGAAGGTTACGGTGAAGGAGTTCAAGGGTAAGATTTACGTCAACGTGCGGGAGTACTACGAAAAAGACGGTCAATCCCTGCCGGGCAAAAAGGGCATCAGCCTTACGGTTCCCCAGTGGAAGAAGCTGATGGAACATGCCGATGAAATTAACGATAAAATTAAGACGTTTTAGGAAGCGCTGTGTGGTCGGGTCAGAGTGGGTCAGTTTCTCGTCAATCCGTGTTGGTATGAGAAATGGGATCCATTGTCCGAAGATGATGGTTGATTCCAAATTTTATTGGTTTAATCATGATTACCAGTACTTAGCCCAGTAAGTTTGAAGCTGCTTCCGACATCTGCCTTCAGGTGTACGGTAATGCGGATGTCTCTGTTATCGCTCTAACTAATATATTGGAATATGATAAAATTATTGCCAATAAATTGTTGTTACTCAAGTAGTAGCAATAAACCTGTGATTATCTCTAATCCGAACTCTACCAATTGGGCCCCTTGAATCGCTAGTCAGGAGACGGCGAGATCGATTGCCGGACCGGTCTAGGAGCTTTTCGAGTGATTTAATCCACCAATGAAATGGTAAACCGAACCCGTCCTTTACTTCTCAAAAATGTATTTATTGCTGTATAATCTTCGTAGGTACCTATTCAACATacctaccgtcaaacggggtgacttgaaACACTTTCCAGATTCAACTGAAAATGTGGATTGATAAATTTGAAATACTACAAACTATTTATAGCATGGGCCCTCTATGGAGTAGGGAGAAGAAGTTATTTAGGCATCCCAAATACACATGAAAATGTAGATATAACGAGGGATTCCataaactcttgtaggaattcctattggaaaaaACTGTTAGAATGCCAAGTGGAGGCATATCAGTTTTAATACTTGGAAAAACATCTGGATCTGGAATATCTGCATATCGTTTCCTTTCATCTAATcgttggagtaattcatggagaaattactgaagatattctagagaaatcccagattgAACTCCTAGATCTATCCTAGaaattttctgaacgaattccagagagaatgcctgaagaaatcccacgatggatttctagagaaatacaaagatgaatttctagagcaattccaagGGAGATCCCCAGATAAATTTCTCGATATTTCCGAGGAATCTCAGCagcaattcatggagggattcccacacgaattcctggaggtattttaggTCTACTAcctaaaaaaacctggaaaaccgggaatcctcagagaattttgTTTATCTTTAAAAAACCTGGAATGCTAatgaaatattttgaataatCAGGAAAATTTTACACCACTAAAAATAaaacatgaataccaagtaccTAATGTACTTCAATACTTGTACATTTACTCAGAAATAAGTCCACAGAGTTTACTGCATTGTATCAGTCTACCGTTACAATGACTTTTCCAGAAATACTATCAgggtttttttaatgaaattactttagaaatacctcttggaatcagagtttaaaattttcatttttaatgAGTACAATCaacgcaaattttgaaaattctaaagtgAGGAATCAAAATAATATTAATTTtaatgaatgaattttctcacttattcattcattttctgtcactcactgacaattttcactgcgAAATCTAACTAGACCGTAACTCTCGATTATACTTTAAATCATCACAAAAcgtgtgtatagtagttaattagaatattaaccATCTGCTCTATTGGTTCATTGAGTagaattgtgcgtctgttaacggaaattggacattttacgacgtgcaagGAAATATTCGTGGCAGAGAAGTGAATGAAAAAAAAGagacattcagctgacaatgaatgtggccagaaACGAATGCAAAAATAGAATGTTAATCTTCACTTtggatcttcgatttttttacactcTGCTTGGAatgccttctaggatttctcacaagattccttcctcattttttcatgaaaaatgttttttgtacatatgatttttttgaattctttcCGAAGATTTTTCCGGATCCCTACGTGCACTTCTCAAGActcgaacatttttttccttgagaatacagggctggtagcaagtcactatttagtgacttagtcacttttttcgggttggtcactaaaaagtctcttttttcaaggtcaggtcactaaagtcactattttcacctaaaaagtcacttttttcaacttttttgggaaattgataaaatacggattgaaaaatattcaaaaatgttaaaCCATCAAATGATGCCACATTGAAAAAGCCAAATTTTCCCTATGCAAACCGTTCCACACAAAAAAAAACGCTTCGCAACTACTTTTATGTCTTTCTTTAGGATCCATGGGAGACATTGCTCCTATCCTGCTAtttcaatcaagttgtcggcgatgattgaaataTTGCAACATAAAATTACCATGTTAGCCATTAattacctctgaggaaacatgagtcatgaccgcttttctcggtagatcaatcattgcaGAATCTAAATGTGGTATAAGATTTCTtagtgaagcgtgtttttacTAATGGGAATCTATTTTGTAGACTGGAACAGCCATCTTCATGCACAGATAAACGCCCAAAAGaaagcaatgcccttgtaatttcatagtgttgaaactgttgtgttaaaattgtttatttaaatgtttactaCACCTCAAATAATGAGAGTGAACCATGCACGGCCTTGAATAATCTTTAAAGACCATTACACGCTTTGCGGACCTCTAAATTCCTTCGCGGACATTATTACATTACGGACATTACGGACCTTCACAGACCTGCACAAGCACTGGTTGTTTTGTGGACTGGACACAAAGGCTTATATTCCatggagatcttgtaagatctgtacCATGTATACAGTTCAATATAATACTCCATTTACTTGTTAAAAGGGTCATTGGTCTGGGGCGTATAGAATAGTCATTCGTATAATACTAGTTTTACTTGTAGATCCTGCACCTAcatttcatggagttttgggACGGCCTAGATCATATGTAGAACTAAAAATAGTAAAACTGTTATAGAAATCTTCAAAACATATGCCTTAAAAAAACAACATCAATGGAATCCAATCACTGTACGTGTGTATCGAAACAACTTTTATATATACTGGAAGACTGATTTCCATAAACTTTGGAGAGTTTTATAAACTAAcgcaaacatattttgtatggagccgccccatgaTGCGTCGGTGAGAGTGCAGGCCTAACAGCAAGTCGCTATTTAGTGGCTTAGTCATTATTTGAGGTCCCCAAATAAAATTAAcaacttctcccagaatgcttgtaactacatattatgaaaatttaaccagaaactatgagacaattcaaataaattagtaaatatgagacattttgaagaaattaagaGTTCTATTACATTTTCATAGGCTATTCAAAGAATAACCGTtgttttcttctgaaaatttccaagggagtacgtagagaaatatttcaagtattacatcaaaattacttaatcactttctgttattcattttattttattttgagagaatttttgcaaaaatattcaagaaatcatatttgaaaaaatcttattcaaattcattcgcacacttttaagcatttgtctatctaagtttccatcaaggtgaaattcaggacagaaaacatccaacaagttttccaagagtttcataatttatttattttttcttggcagaattttcatGCCATGCTCATCTAGTTCTGCAGCACAATGTATTCTATAAAATTGTAAATACATGCAGCTTTGTACAATTTTAGGAATGGAAGATGAAAGTTTTTCTCGAACATTTTCATTATGCGGTACTCCAGGGTTTTCTGAATCaaattcgttctacaatgtttcctcactaagcatatttttgtgccaaaagtcactatttagtcactttttttgcTATCTGAAAGTCaatatttggtcactatttcagagattttgatcactaaaataactattttgaccaaCAGTTCCTGCTACCAGCCCTGGAATAATTATTATCTGAGATTCCAGAATTCCTACCGATTTCTGCTAGTGTTTTTCACgaggatatttttttcaaaatttcttccagaggtgtTTTTGGTATTGCTCCAAGAGTCCCTTGTGGGATTTTCTCGAAATTCCTTCTCCAGTagatcttcctggaatttcttccagagttgctgCAGGAGCTCCTgtcgggatttctctagaagtttcatcAATACATTTTCATGAGCTTTCTTCAGGGTTTCGCTTTGGATTTTTACAGGTGCTGCAGCTGGAATATTTCCTAAAGGTTCCTGCGGGATGTTTTAAGTTTCACCTGAAACTTCTCTCAGAGTTTCTCCCGGTACttctcttggaaaatttctttcgGCTTCGGTCCTGGGATTCTCAGAATTTTGAATTTATCCTGGGTTTTCTCCTAATTTTTTTAGTGCTTTTTGGGATATCTGCAGAAGCTATTTCTCTAGAGTTCTTCCCGTAATTTAATTTCATTCAGAGCCTTTTCCAGGCTTTTCCTAGAAGTTGATCGCCGCATTTTTTGTGGTGATCCACATAAGATTTGTTTTGGCGATTTTGcaggaatactggaaggaatccaGGTGAAATTTAGCGAGAAACCCCTCGAAAGATCTATTGGAAAGGTAGTTTGGAGGAAATGTAGAGAAAGGCTGGGACATATcgggaaaaaaatctgggaatgATTCCGGCAAAAAATTGAAGGAGGAACCataaaaacctctgaaagaaaacCGGGAATGGTTTTGGTGGGGATATCCAAGAAAAAACATCGGAAactctctagaagaaatccttggaagaacttctgcaagaacctcgcaaaaatcctgagagaaactgttgggaagctatcccggaaaaccacttaGAGACATTAAAGAAGAAACTTTGGATAAGATTTTGAACAATCTCCGGGActgccctcggacgcataaatgtcgcatgttacaataaaaaaaacacgagaaaaacacatttgaagtttcaaaataaactttcACTATTGTCGCATTTGATTGACTTCAACGTAATTAAACTGTCGAAACATATAAAAATTCAGACGTtgataaaatatttcaaaaatacgtaTCAAAATATGATGTTTGACATACAAACCTCAAAAAagtcgaaatgtaacatgtgacatttatgcgtccgacggcaGGGGAGGAGTTCAGTGAAAACCTCTAAAAAGCCGGGAGGTACCCCAGCAAAGACCCCGTTAAAtacccctgcagaaattctggaagaaaatttGCTAAGAATCCCAAGAACAACTCTCAGCAACCCCGAAAGAACACCGAAAAAATCTATTTGGAAGTATTCCTCGGAAAAGCCTGAATATTCAATCGGTATCACCAGTATTTTTTACAAAATGGTTGATATGCTATCGTGATTTCCTATTTTCCATAGGATTTTCATCTAAATCTCAACATTACCACACCACTAGCACAGCTAATTGACATCCAGTCCAGTTTCTTTACTAGCAATTTAAAAGTCGgtgtcgtatatcgaggtgaaaAATCTCGACtcaaatgaagtgactcgccgtgtcaatcaaatggagagtcacctcattcgagtcgagatttctcacctcgattaACGACTCCGACATttgtcacgtcactccattcgcagaatgtaCACAAGTTTCTCCTatcaagctgaaattttgaacagatGATATGGGGCCAGAATGAACCTAAAAAAAGTGTACGGGAGTGAAATGTCTTTTTCTGTCCCATACTAGGGCAGATCATGTGTGTTGGACAGGCTGATGACGTCGTTGGAAAATTTgtcccttaaccttccgtaactcgcgtggttggccaccaccgtcagcaccacgctaatgctgagtacaaaaaccgagattttttcaacgtgttgtaggtacaaaatacaacagcgcgatggcTCGAGGATTAAATTCCTTAGAAACCAATTGAATATTTTGTACAGTTACTAATACacttataatatgactgtaccgtcagtgtaccagtagtggctcatgacccaatagccacTCACTTTTGCAAAAACAAAGTCATATTTGGATCACCccttaattgggttctttaggggtatccagattattttttaatcagattctccgcccaaaaattagtcgaaatccataatttttggagtccgggaactatttgtaaaatgcatttaaagtttgtattttttgtttgggtctgtcattttatcgattgaactgtcattctatccacgaaaatgaaaactgttttgttaatttaaccatcaaaacaaatatattggaatccaataaaatcacgttaaagtaagaaaaatgagatctttcgattaggctatagaaaatagcaatattttattcactaaggcATGGCACACAAATTacataacgctaaaatcggcgatttcagactcccccctcccccttgtaacgctttttgtatgaaaaccaaaaatatttttttttattatctttattaacgagattttcagcccagggctggttcatctcggaaccaaaaatattttgtatggcttgtaacgctaagctagactccccccctccccctatagcgttacgtaatttgtgtacgatgcctaaacaacccaatttaacGACCTTGAAGTGCATATTGTATGTAACGGTAAAAATGTATGTCCTCTTGCATACCTGCACATTTGAAGAGTTTTAGTGGCACAATTTACTTTCTGGATACCTTTGAAGAAAATTCCTAATTGTTAAGAGCATTTTAAACGTAAGCCAACAAAATAGGGTCtgattgatccaataatcgatattgagaagtatctacttttattagctcttcgGAACAATACATACATTATCGTGCCTGCCCAAATTAcaaacatgtccaaattatattttttaccctatagtACCTATACATCGGAATTTATTCTTTTTAAAAGACAATACAACCCATCTGTATTAGTATAGCTATTTAATAATTAGtacataaattaaaaataaatacatATGTTTTCATACTTCACATTCAGTTATGGATAGTGTAAATTCGCCGCTCGGAGAATAGCCATAGCTGGAACGCCTTTTATCCTGTAGCGCGACCTGTTGAATGTCAGTCTCGACTGGGAGTCTATTTCAGATAGACGGCCACCAGCGTACAAGTGACCAGAACCACCAAAAACGGGGTCCATGTCTTAAGCAGTCCCTTGATGCCGACGTACTTTCCAGCAAAGAACATCCAGAACGCCAACACCACCATGTTCCAGTTGGTATACTGCTTGTACTTCATCAACGAGAGGGCCATGCCGACGTGCGAGTGGCAATTGTCGCAGAACAGATTATGCATGCGCGTTCCGTAGACCACCGATGCCTTCGAGACGCACTCGTCCCATTCCCCTATTCCTCCGTTCACAAATCCCGGATCCAGCTGGAGGTATCGGGTCGGCCGCCCGAAGCCCATGTTGTCCTCGGACACAAAGTACGGCCCGGCAAAGTCACGTATCACCCCATTGGACATGGCAATGCCCATATGGCCAATGAACGGGAAGAACCATGTCAGCACCGGAATCGGTGTCCATACGATACAGCACGGAAACTTATCGGTGGCAAAGTTGATCGGTGCAATCGGTTCGGAGGAAGAACTTTCGCTCGACAGACGCCTGCTTCGGTCCATCGTTTCCCTTGCTCAGGAGCTGGACAACGGTATCACGGGACAATCCCTAAGATCGGGCTCAATTTGTTCCACCAGATGTAAACAGTTTTCGTATTGATCTCGAAATATTTTTGATGTGTGTTGACGTCTCGAAGCGTTCTCAAACCAAAAAATGGGAACTCTCAATTCTCAAACAGAACAAAGGGCGAAGTTTCATTTTGCTGATCAAAGTGCCATCTGTACATTGAGCTTAGacaataattgggttctttaggggtatccggattatttcataatcggattctccgcccaaaaattagtcaacatccaaaatttcataatttttggagtccgggaactatttttaaaatgcatttatagttagtatggggaaatttttttgttcgggtcgaactgtcactttatcgattgaactgtcattgtatccacgaaaattaaaactgttttgttaattaaaccatcaaaataagggtattggaatccaataaaatcaggttatactcagaaaaatgagctctttcgattaggctataaaaatagcaatattttattcactaaacaacccaatttgaaTACAGACATTACTGTAGGAAATAGGTTCGTCTTATTTCCTACAATTACCTTCACATTAGTGCACTTCACGATCAATATGAGAGAAAACTTAATTTCGGTTTGAATAGGTTGTAATTTTACTAAAAATCAGGAACACTTTAAAATCGAACTAGGTACAGAACTTTAAAACTTCAGTTTCTATAAATTTAATAAAGAGTGTGTGATTCTGCTTGTGGAAGTATGATCAAATCCAAACTATATACATTTTTCTATATTCTAGTCAGTAATTCTAGTTACATATCAATAATGCATCCAGTAGCCATACTTCATGAAATAATACACATAATTGCATGATTACATTAAATTTAATTTGCTTGGCTTGGCAGGAAATGGTTGTGTTGGATCAGTTCGAGTCATAAACTTCAGTCACACTGagtgggcttggattatatctttcagcaagctttgatttcaggcatatGATATGACCGATGTGCTTTACCCTTTCAGTAATTATTGCTTTGGTGTGGTGTAGCTGAATGTATAAGCAATGGCAAACAGTGTTCTGTAAACATCAGATCCTCAAGTTTTCTGCTATAGGGATATTAATCATGATGCTACCTAGTACATCGGTTATTTGTCAATATAATttatgtaggggtaggcggggcattatggacacccggggcagaatggacaccctcaatattttgaaatataaaGTTCGCAACTttatgaacttttaatgaatggagaatatagtccatttgtctaaaacgtagtttcaggaaataaacattcgaaattaaaattatacttgattttacacgaaaaagttgcgtcctccgttttttatgcatggaaattataattttcacaccatctaaaataagatttagtgattaatttattgctggtcgattaaaacctgatatttctagaacacatgcaagtagttttgctggttctacatgcttaacatgtttatattttcttctttattatatcaaaaatcaagtttggaaatatcttctgctgccggggcaaaatggacactcacctttttgaaagaagcggcaagggaaaaatataacccaaatcacaaaccaaccaaattcttcgatttcagtatattttcggttaaatgttcactatagtagacatagggtgaaccAAATTGGTTAAAAAACGACAGcggtggaaaatagttgttctaggcacagctgtacatgccgacaaaaacgaagctttatccaaaacagcctgaatttaaattaactgaacaaaaatgaactacttcggcgtattattcatccataatattgcccgttgtgaagatttatagattccgacgcaaatcaatgattaggctcattttcagcgtaggtgcgttataaatgtttgtttacaatgcaaaactatcaccaaatgtgtacctaacaacacagcgtaaaaatttcaccaagacgcggtctggttttatatctgtgggcctacgcaagaaaaatccacgcaactaattttcgcgcaggagtctaaacaggtggaatctccgcaatagttgttttgtaatgaaataacTGTATAGGTGTAAATACcctcccctggatattcgatcttgacgcgatgggagggcttaacccattagcactttagcgccagttcattcaccaccgcttggactttgagctagatatatctagtttacgagttgagcgcaagtgaaggaatcgccgtaagtgctaatgggaaccaaaggagtatccgtcgtgcatttatcacaagtcaaaaacaaattataattcagcttgcatagacctaatctttgcattcattgaattttctcaaattgaacaataattgttaaatttaacgtaacgcaagagtgggtagaggagttctctgcgttacactcatcattcgttaatatacaggacaggggacgctaggataagttgacttacagccttacagattagattcattataattagaaaattatggactaattagataaaaataaaactgttgattttaggag contains:
- the LOC109418514 gene encoding RNA polymerase II transcriptional coactivator-like translates to MPKNKKQDTSDSDSGPDDRTPVKKTKTDSASTTNADGEAEWTIDRNRKVTVKEFKGKIYVNVREYYEKDGQSLPGKKGISLTVPQWKKLMEHADEINDKIKTF
- the LOC109413086 gene encoding transmembrane protein 222; protein product: MDRSRRLSSESSSSEPIAPINFATDKFPCCIVWTPIPVLTWFFPFIGHMGIAMSNGVIRDFAGPYFVSEDNMGFGRPTRYLQLDPGFVNGGIGEWDECVSKASVVYGTRMHNLFCDNCHSHVGMALSLMKYKQYTNWNMVVLAFWMFFAGKYVGIKGLLKTWTPFLVVLVTCTLVAVYLK